Below is a window of Nerophis lumbriciformis linkage group LG20, RoL_Nlum_v2.1, whole genome shotgun sequence DNA.
TTTATATattcttttacctttttttaaaaaaactcatTTTACCTTCTTTGTCCAACTAGTACATTGTTTTACCAAGTacattttcttctctttttttttttaccttttgttgACCTTCATTGACCatattttaccttttatattcCAAGTTgaccctttatttaccttctatttaacttattctatTTTGTTTCACCTTCTATATTCCTGTTTTACCTTCAATTGAActtattttacttttaatttaccttctatattccttcttgtaccttcttttttcttctttttttttttttaccttgttttaccttttatttaaccTCTTATTTACCTTCTtaacttttctaccacttgtttatATTCCATGTACACTCTTTGATtatgttttaccttttatttaccttattagtCCTTCTATATTCCTTTCTTTACCTTTTATTGAACTTATTGTATCTTATTTCTATTTTCTATAATCATTATTTCACTTATTTCACCTTCtataatcctttttaacttattttaccaacTTTTACATTGTTTTAGTGACTACATTTtctttgtttaccttttattgacCTTCATTGACcatattttaccttctatattccaaGTGTACGCTTTATTtaacttctatttaacttattgtaTTTGGTTTCACCTTCTATATTCCTGTTTTACCTTTGATTTACATTCAATTGAACttatttgactttttatttaccttctatattctttTGTGTACcttcttttaactcttttttttaccttgttttaccttctatttaacttcttATTTACCTTTttaacttttccaccacttgtttaTATTCCATGTACACTCTTTGACTATGATTGTTttaaccttattttaccttctatttaccttattagtccttctatattcctttctttaccttttatttaacttattttatcttatttctaCTTTCTATAATCATTCTTTCACTTATTTTACCGTCTATAttccttttttaccttctttgaccAACTTCTACATTGTTTTACCAactaaatgttcttttttttttttttaccctttattGACCTTCCTTGGCCATATTTTACTTTCTATATTCCAAGTTtaccctttatttaccttctatttaacttattttatttggtTTCACCTTCTATATTCCTGTTTTACCTTTGACTTACCTTCAATTGAAtttatttgactttttatttaccttctatattccttcttgtaccttgttttaccttctatttaacctcTTATTTACCTTCTtaacttttctaccacttgtttatATTGCATGTACACTTGTTGACTATCTTTGACCTTATTAGTCCTTTCTTTACCTTTTGTTTAACTTATTTTATCTCATTTGTACTTTCTATAATCCTTATTTCACTTTCTATATTCCTACTTTTACCTTTTAACTTATTTCAACTTTTATTTAGTTACTATTTAACTTACTTTGCATTTAAATTTTCTTTCACCTTCTACTTTTTTAAAttgaccttattttaccttttgtttactacttttaccttctatttaccttttttaaatTAGTCCGAGTTCTCATATAGTTTGACTGTAAAGAAGCATCCCACAACCCACCTTCTTCTGATGATGATATCAGACTCATTTAGTGCATGCAAAGGTGTTGGTATCGACATGGTATCGATCCTTTTGATCGGCAGGAGACCAAAGTTTTAGGATTGTACCGTTCATGTTCCAGGTGAAGGCGTCTCTCAGCTTCTGTCCCTCGATCTCCATGTCCAGGCGGATGGGCACCAGGACTTCGGACTGCGTGGCGTTTTCGTGGATGACCGCCGGGTCGTGATCGtcaaagctgaagaaagagcaaAAATAAGACCAAAAAAAAAGCTAAGTGTCAACATGGAGTCTCCCTGACCACGGACCAGAGGGGGAAGGTCCTCTTCTTGTCTCGCCCCAGGCGGCTGCGGTTGATGGTGGTGGAGCACGGCACGGCGTCCAAGTGGTGAGAACTGTTGGGCAGCGTGGGGACCCACTGGCTGCTCCTCTTGGCCTTCTGTTccctgcacacgcacacacacacacacacacacacacgcacgcacgcacgcacacacgcacacacgcacacacgcacacatctcTCTTTTCAAAGGTGGGAGAGGTTCCATAAAAGGAGGTAATAGGAAAGAGGATATCTCTTACCGCAGGTAGGCGGGTGGCTCGGTGCTGATGGACACAGCTTTGTACTTCTCGTCGTTACCTTCCAGGATCTCCTCCACCTCCGACGCTTTGAGCAGTGTGACGCTGGTGGCCAGCTGGGTGTAGCCGTGGTCTGGAGAGGACCCACAACAGTCCAAAAGATTAGGGATGCACGcccatatttggcattttgacctaTATCGGCCTTTTGCCCTGAAATgctacattttttaatgaaattaaGGATCAAAATGACTGTCATTAGTAATAATTctccaaaaaattgttttgatttGATTTCTTGTGAGAATCCTTCTCCTGTCACATGGCCACGCCCCCTTTTCTCTCCCTTCTACAGTACGCCTCGCCTCCCCTGCTTACCTTCTATATCccatttttaccttttatttaccttctaattaactccttttaccttttatttaccttctaattaACTAATTTTACCTTTTAATTAACTCCTTTTACCTATAAATTACCTTCTTTAaatttctatttaacttattttaccttccatttacctaTTTTTGAACTTTTATCTTTTATTAACCtactatttaatttattttacattttatttacctactatttaattcattttactttttatttaccttatatCTAACTTTTTACCTTTGACCTTCTTTTTCACTTCTTTTACattctttaaatgttttttttaccttttattgactTACAATTTACCTTGTATTTACCTTCTTCCACTGTCTTTTACCTTGTACTTACTGTCTATATCCCAATTTCTACCTTTTATTTACCGTCTAATTAActccttttaccttttatttaccttcttttttacTCATTTTACCTATAAAATACCTTCTTTTCATTTCTAttgaacttattttaccttccatttaccttatactttattttaccttacttaaccttctatttaactttcagtattctttatttaccttctatttgacTTAGTTTATCTTTGAGTTACCTTCTACTAAACTTCTTTAACCTTCAATGTAACtctgttttaccttcttttaccatcTTTTTAACTTCTTCTATAACATTTTTACCTTCTATGAAGCTTATTTTAACTTCCATAttccttttttaaaaacttttatttacttttttacttCTTTCACCTTTTATATTCCTTCCATTTTCCACAATATTAGGGATCCACCCATTATCCACGcccatatttggcattttgacgtatatcGGCCTTTCACATGGCCACGCCCCCTTTTATATCCCTCCTACAGTACGCCTCCCCTACTTACAAAAACCTGTCAAAACGTCAATTTTACCTTTGGCCGGGCAGTACAGTTTTTGTCCTTCCCTGGTAACTTCCTCCCGTTTTAACTTActtttattttttgagcaatcacagtcaaaaaaaacaaatcccactaaaaatcttgggcacccactcataaaagtgttaaaaatcagtcatacttttttttttaactatcaaaacacatatatatctagATAAACTTATATCTATCTgccaattataagtttttattctaTTTAAATTTTTGTGGTGTGATTTTTGCCCTTTTGtctaagaaaactttgttttttttatattgcaaacacacaaaataagcaatatttccccccaaaataatatttcaaagtggaatatttgatgtgaagttattggagccttaaatatgccaataattcataaaaacatttattttaatttactataatttttttgagaaatttgttaaaaaaaaaaaaacacaaaaaatctcaaaggtcccactcataatagtgttaaaaataaggcatacatttttttactttatatttttactttcaacacttaaaccgccattagactgtacaactcctcccggggggagggggggggggggggggggggggggtactaggatgacaggagatgcaaaacaataaaagtgcaatactttttcataacatggtttggtcactactgcctagtttctcttgttatattcttattttactgttatatttttattctcattgttgctttttatttttattcttattgtaatatttttctattttgtttccatttatacccccattatttactttttaaatttgatctcaattctgtacactgctgctggaattttaattttcctgagggaactctcctgaaggaatcaataaagtactgtctatctatctatctatctaaatctCTTGAATTTTGTTTGgtgtgttttatgcccttttgtcgaagaataaatgataaatgataaatgggttgtacttgtatagcgcttttctaccttcaaggtactcaaagcgctttgacactacttccacatttacccattcacacacacattcacacactgatggagggagctgccatgcaaggcgctaaccagcacccatcaggagcaagggtgaagtgtcttgctcaggacacaacggacatgacgaggttggtactaggtggggattgaaccagggaccctcgggtcgcgcacggccactcttccactgcgccacgccgaaaactttgttttttatatattgcaatatttcctccccaaaaaaatatttcaaagtgaaatatttgatgtgtattgaagaaagatttcagtgtgtttaaaaaaaaatttttaatattGTTTGGGCTTCTTAAGGGACATATCTTTTATGTGTTTATCTCCTTCCATAATGGGTTTTGGCCGCATCACTTCCTGTTATTATTCCCTTAAGTATAGAACGATCACTAAAGAGAGCACAGATATAGTCAACTTTCTCAGACAGTAATGTATTTATACGAGCTTATATTGGAGTACaatgtttcttaatggggaaagacattaatgtctcttggtttcgtgttagcatttaagctagcgctaACATGgttctccagtaaatgagcagtattaccagtctgtgagtttatcaaaaaaGTTATCAATCAAGGTTTTACACTCATTTAAATATGAAAAAGGGAAAACTAACCATCGGGTTTAGCGTTATCCCGTTTATCGTTTACGGTCCGACGCTTCctgaaatgttttggggaaaaacaacttaaagcctcgtccagctgtttactgacgtaAACTATTCATGTtccaataacttttactgcatatGAATATATGTTATCAGCTTCCTTGACgactaaggccatgtccacaggaacacagatacttaataaaggCATACTTATCCCTGCGTTTAGgtctcttgtccacacgcagacgcatacttGTCTTTAAAAAGGCAGACTTTTACatggccaaagtgtagagtttCAATTTGGATTTGCACTGTATGAAAAcaaatttgaaaaggaattttacctttgcaacctcattctaCTATTGGCTAATTTTTATATTGATAAATGTGAGTTTCTCAATACCCaaactgttttttgtgcctttaaaaaagaattagaaccaTCCGTCCATccttcttcttccgcttatccgaggtcgggccgcggaggcagcagcctaagcagagaaacccagacttccctctcccaggctacttcgtccagctcttcccgggggatcccgaggcattcccaggccagccgggagaaatggtcttcccaacgtgtcctgggtcttccccgtggccttttaccgatcggacgtgccctaaacacctccctagggaggcgttcgggtggcatcctgaccagatgcccaaaccacctcatctggcccctctccatgtggaggagcagcggctttactttgagctcccccggatgacagagcttctcaccctatctctaagggagagccccgccacccggcggaggaaactcaattcggccgcttgtacctgtgatcttgtcctttcggtcataacccaaagctcatgaccataggtgaggatgggaacgtagatcgaccggtaaattgagagttttgccttccggctcagctccttcttcaccacaacagatcgatacagcgtccgcattactgaagacgccgcaccgatccgcctgtcgatctcacgatacactcttccctcactcgtgaacaagactccgaggtacttgaactcctccacttggggcagggtctcctccccaacccggagatggccctccacccttttccggatgagaaccatggactcggacttggaagtgctgattctcattccagtagcttcacactcggctgtgaaccgatccagtgagagctgaagatcctggccagttgaagccatcaggaccacatcatctgcaaaaagcagagacctaatcctgcagccaccaaaccggatcccctcaacgccctgactgcgcctacaaattatgtccataaaagttatgaacagaatcggtgacaaggagcagctttggcggagtccaaccctcactggaaacatgtccgacttactgccggcaatgcggaccaagctctgacactgatcatacagggagtagaccgccacaatcagacagtccgataccccatactctctgagcactccccacaggacttaccgagggacacggtcgaatgccttctccaagtccacaaagcacatgtagactggttgggcaaactcccatgcaccctcaaggaccctgccgagagtatagagctggtccacagttccacgaccaggacgaaaaccgcactgttcctcctgaatccgaggttcgactatccggcgtagcctcctctccagtacacctgaatagactttaccgggaaggctgagaattagaactctatgttaaaacactctctacctctaacaaccaaaaatctgtgaaaacgatgatgctgtgttccaaatttaaatgatttactgaacttgtgtgagcctatggcatatatgtatatatatatatatatatatatatatatatatatatattgcattctattttagttactgtaTTGAGTTTACAGCCctttggcgctgttttgtacttattttgattattattatttctcaattgtttgtaaatgttgcaatttataaataaagatttataaaatttaaaaaaatttaaaaaagacacagttttgaaactacacttgtgtagatggagatcgttttaaccccaaatatgagTTTTGGAAACTCTCCGTGTTCGAGTGGACATGACCTAATAATCAGTCGTGGACAAACCGTGTGACGACTCCACGATCTTCTTCCGCTCTTCTActgatgccagcttccgccataacGATGGATACCTTTTATACAGCGAGCCTCTGAACATGCGCAGGTAGTTGCCCACCTAAACacacaaatattacatttatgttAATTTCTAACAGTTATGTTTGTATTTTACATCAAGCATGTAACATAGGTCCCAGTTCATCATGCTGTTTGACCAAACTAAAGTCATGTCAACGCATGTAAACGAATGTTATTCAAGTCATGGGCACAATTCAACATGTGTGGCATTTTAGGGAAATacaataagggacaagcggtaggaaatggatgaatggacaatGTAGCATGCTAGAAGGTTCACACCTGGCTCAAATAAACAATGAATAGCAAATGTCGTTGCTGTGTAAGTGAGTTTTAATTGTCAAACTATGTTTGATAGCTTAAAAAGTAAAGGAGCGAGTCTTTCTGCTCTCACTTTCGCTTTgcagcgttagcatgctagctagccGCCGGCAAAAAGGCGAcaatgaatgcaaaaaaaaaaaaaatgtatttacgaAGGGCGACTAGGAGtggtaaaatattacaataaagatACTCGACCTCTGATCCAATCATATAAAAATCTCCATCCTCCGCAAGCTGGAATTTGAcaggtttttggccaaaagtcTTGCTCAGCGCCATACTGGACTCGCCAACAACAAAAGCGGTGTGACTGCGCATGCGCATGCGCTCGCCGGCGGCAGCGTCAAGTCGCTCAAAGATGACGTCACGGCCCACAATTTGGTCACAGCACTGTACTTACTGTAGAAAACATAAACATGCTATTTTGTGTTAACACGTTACAATTAAAGTCATTTAAATATATCGGACAGAATATTTCAATTTATTCCATTAAAGTCATCTCCTTCAATGATGTGCATTTTTTTGATCAATAGccaattaaactttagcaaccaaacacatatttacacacctatgcttgagaagaaacaggatgaagaaaatcttatatttcctgccgcCTTCAACaaaataagtagtcttacttaatggatagcccagattcacaagcatacaaaccaaacaaatacatccaaataaaatgaaaacaaacaaaaaacacacaaaaaaaccaagtgcaaaacttcatataagtacaaaccgaacaaaaaataaataaaatacaaaatcagacaaaaaataagtaaaataataaatataaagcaaaatgtaaacacttacagctgtccatatgatcttattatgtctttatatatattttttcaattggaatatattttcacaatcttttatctcattgtaaagagaattccatagttttaaCCCCCACTATTGatataaacatttgttttaaagttgtccttgaatactgatgtttgaaatgaccttttcttctatgctctttattctcagaagtgatgacaaacattttttgtaaatttgctggtaatgttttacttttagccttaaacataacacataatgtctgtaactttactagctcctgtagtttcaataaagcagaattaataaataatttgttAGTGTGTTTTAGGTAAtctgctttatgaataatccttatagctcttaaACAATAATGTTTTACAAGAACATAGTACCTAAATCAGGGTTGTGCAAACTTTTCCCACTGAGGGCCACGCACTGAAAACTCAAAGTGTGCGGGGGCCACTTTCATGTATTGCATTTTCAAAacgaatatatagattttttttaaccttttaagtTAGGTCCCCCGGGACccgaaagggtctcagtcataaaaatgttaaaaacaagccatataatgttattatttgttgtatgttttatgccttttttgtcaaaaccttttttatggcataaacacaaaatgtacaatatttatcccaaaaaatatttcaaagtggaatatttgtttaaaataagtcttaaataggtcaatatttcataataccattaattttaatttacttttttttttgagcaatgacaattaataaaaaaaaacatatgccacaataattcttggggacccagaagggtcccactcataaaagtgtcaaaaatacgttttttttttgctttcaacacttaaatatttaGATCAACTTTAGCTCTATCCGTCGataacatttgtattattttttggaaatattttttgCCCTTTTcgaaaaagaaaacgtttctttatggcaaacgcacaaaacatgcaatatttttatggaatatttgtttaaaataagtgttaaataggtcaatatttcataacatcattgattttaatttactattacttttttgagcaatgaaagttaataacaaaaaaacatatccACAATAATCCTTGGGGACCcagaagggtcccactcataagtgttaaaaaaaagttctgttttttttgctttcaacacttaaatatttagatcaacttcagcttTATCCGTCgattaaaagttttaaaaaaaatttttgtgtcctttttgtcaaagaaaactttttttatggcaaaaatatgctatattttccagacaaaaacatttcaaagtacaatatttgatgtgaagtatttggagccttaaataggtcaataattcataacaccattgactttaatgtattaatattgttttgagcaattacagtttgaaaaaaaaaaccctcaaaagggtcccactcataaaagtgttaaaaataggtcagacatttttttttttactttcaaaacttaaatctctagatcaacttcagatctattcgttgattaaaatattttgttatttttctgtgtgtgtgttgtatgccctttttttttaagaaaactttttttaatggcaaacgcacgaaatatgcaatatttccccccaaaatatttcaaagtggaatatttgatgtgaagtaattggagccttaaatatgtcaataattcataacattgatttttaatttacttttattttttgagcaatgacagtaaaaaaaaaagaaaatcccacCAAAAatctcataagtgttaaaaataagtcatcatttttttttttaaaactttcaaCACTTATATCTCTAGATAAACTTAGATCTgccaattataagtttttattagtattttttttttggtgtgttttatgcccttttgtctaagaaaactttgttttttttatattgcaaacaaaaaatatgcaatttttccctcaaaaaaataataattcttggtggaatatttgatgtgaagtaattggagccttacatatgtcaataatttaaaaaaaaacatttattttaatttactataattttttgagaaatgagttaagaaaaacaaaaaaacacgaacattcttggggacccaaaagggtcccactcataaaagtgttaaaaataagtcatactttttcaACACTCTTTTGTCTAagaagcaaaaacacaaaatatgtgttccccctccccccaaaaaataatatttcaaagtggaatatttgatgtgaagtaattggagccttaaatatgccaataattcataaaaacatttattttcatttacttttattttttgagcaatgaccatcaaaaaaaatcccactaaaaatcttggggacccaaaagggtcccactcataaaagtgttaaaaataagtcatacttttttttttttactttcaagacctaaatctctagatcaaccccTGATCTATTAGTTGatatttattaatgttttgttAAAGAGTATTTCTACAAggtgccgcaaatggcccccgggccgcactttggacacccctgatctaaacaatTATTGGAATTTAAAATCTTACCGCAAACGTTACTTTTTCCTCCATTTTCCAAAAAAGTAGGCGCCATGTTTTCCATTCAATGAGAAACATGCTGTTCTTTAATAAAGGTGAtgtttattcatatttacatgaaTATATTAATTTATAACCAAGAGAGGAGGGAATGTACAAGAGAACCATATGTACAcatcaataaataaaaacttgtgtTCTTGGGGAGAAATAGTCGTCAAGAGTTAGAAAAAAGCGTGTCGATCTTTTAGTTCCGATGGGAAAATGGCACCCGAGCACGGTGgggggcaacacacacacacacacacacacacacacacacacacacacgggaacGTCATGACAACACTCAGCAGTCCAATAACAGCCTCGTTACCATGGAAACGCCAGCTGCACAGAAATTCACAATTAGCTTTATTTCCTctcaaacacacgcacgcacgcacgcacgcacacacacacacacacacacacacacacacacacacacacacacacacacacacacacacacacacacacacacacacacacacacacacacacacacacacacacacacacacacacacacacacacacacacacacacacacacacacacacacgctaaaaGGAGCCGCTTAAATGTTTTCTACGCAATTAACAAACAACTTTTAACTTTTCAATCTTCTCcaacttcttttcttcttcttcttctcaaacGACAAAGCGGGCGTGGAAACGGGCGTTCACAGTGCTGGACGTCGTGGTCATGTGACCTGCTCGTCACCGCCTCGACTTCCTGTCTCCGACCGCGGTTCATCCGACCAGAGCGAccgtcaacaaaagaaaagaaaaaggcaAAAGACGGCGGCAGTGGCAGTCCTGTGGCAGTGACAGACGACAAGCGAGTGGTTTCCTACATTACCCATAATGCATTGCTCGGGTCAGAACCTCCCACTTACCaatattattgattttttttttcacacggaCGTGCTGTGGGAACAACCGCCGTGCTGTGGGAACAACCGCCATGTTGGAAAATCCATTTCAAGGTTTTTAGGCACCGATAAAAGTCGACCAGGATGTTTTGGTACAAATGTACTTCCTGGAACCCAAATGTTGCGTTCAAAGACACAGAAAAACATGGGACAAAAACACTACAAATTAACTTAATTTGGGCTTCAGTTCCTGGACCTGGAGTCCTCCTCGTgtagtgcttctcaaatagtggggtgtGTGCCCCAGGGAGGCTGGAGAAAATTATGTCAGTGCTTCTTAATGAAGAGCTTCTTAAATAGTTGGGCAGGCCCCCCCTGGTGGGTGCCGTGAGGTGTTGGGGGaagagggggcgtgagaggcaatagcgtaataGCATTGTTTAGTGTTAGCACTGAACTATCTTGACACTAACTATCttgaaacaaaaacattaacttcaggggggtgTGAGGGGAAATAACTAAacagataaataaccattcacttCACGGGGGGCGTGAGGGGCAATAACTaaacacataaataaacattcacttcagggggggcaTGAAAAACATCTGTCCCCTTGGAAAATGTAAATCTGAGCGAGttccaaacagcccctttaatgaaGAGCTTCTTAAATAGTGGGGCAGGCCCCCCCCCTGGTGGGTGCCGTGAGGTGTCAGGGGGAAgaaggggcgtgagaggcaatagcgtaataGCATTTTTTAGTGTTAGCACTGAACTATATTGACACTAACTATCttgaaacaaaaacattaacttcagggggggtgTGAGGGGCAGTaactaaatagataaataaacattaacttcaggggggcgtgaggGGCAATAACTaaacacataaataaacattcacttcagggggggcgtgaaaaaaatctGTCCCCTTGGAGAATGTAAATCTGATTTAATGAAGAGCTTCTTAAATAGTTGGGCAGGCCCCCCCTGGTGGGTGCCGTGAGGTGTCGGGGGaagagggggcgtgagaggcaatagcgtaataGCATTTTTTAGTGTTAACACTGAACTATATTGACACTAATTATCTTGAAGcaaaaacattaacttcagggggggtgTGGGGGGCAAAAACTAAacagataaataaacattcacttcagggggtgCATGAAAAACATCTGTCCCCTTGGAAAATGTAAATCTGAGCGAGttccaaacagcccctttaatgaaGAGCTTCTTAAATAGTGGGGCAGGCCCCCCCTGGTGGGTGCCGTGAGGTGTGGGTGCCGTGAgatgtcggggggggggggggggggggggggggggcagagggggcgtgagaggcaatcaTTTTTTAGTGTTAGCACTGAACTATCTTGACAATAACTATCttgaaacaaaaacattaacttcagggggtgTGTGAGGGGCAATAACTAAacagataaataaacattcacttcggggggagggggggcatgAGGGGCAATAACTaaacacataaataaacattcacttcagggggggcgtgaaaaaaatctGTCTCCTTGGAAAATGTAAATCTGATTTAATGAAGAGCTTCTTAAATAGTTGGGCAGGCCCCGCC
It encodes the following:
- the smarcb1a gene encoding SWI/SNF-related matrix-associated actin-dependent regulator of chromatin subfamily B member 1-A, with the protein product MALSKTFGQKPVKFQLAEDGDFYMIGSEVGNYLRMFRGSLYKRYPSLWRKLASVEERKKIVESSHDHGYTQLATSVTLLKASEVEEILEGNDEKYKAVSISTEPPAYLREQKAKRSSQWVPTLPNSSHHLDAVPCSTTINRSRLGRDKKRTFPLCFDDHDPAVIHENATQSEVLVPIRLDMEIEGQKLRDAFTWNMNEKLMTPEMFAEILCDDLDLSPLAFVPAIASAIRQQMESYPTDSILEEQTDQRVIIKLNIHVGNISLVDQFEWDMSERENSPEKFALKLCSELGLGGEFVTTIAYSIRGQLSWHQRTYAFSENPLPTVEIAIRNTGDADQWCPLLETLTDAEMEKKIRDQDRNTRRMRRLANTAPAW